A genomic stretch from Limanda limanda chromosome 11, fLimLim1.1, whole genome shotgun sequence includes:
- the leng9 gene encoding leukocyte receptor cluster member 9 — protein sequence MASEMSPGSPEQLREDGTQLGDTGSPEAGVPAETHTDPDTQRPPAESAERVQEKVKVCPFFLRQKCHFGNRCRLSHSDPTLDDSLAVSSDQDDTLDEEKTEKHKKEKRNVDKAKKPGYHGDEKNKKPRMRTAADVINRIQWDPLMDSSQFVVGYLDRFLGVLERPFCDFNWKVSPCDCDYTYELALPRHRIQYFTYRGLRVWDRHTRQDRVFGSTGQSLAPPFGKEEEVKETNPDVQEQQDGLKTTEERPPAVSEKEESDTGECGDTQNTHLEEEKQNEMNIHVPDSTGAAPTWRGNTSQEQLESQGACVVEEAANRLNDPTDQMSPKEKETVKEEAEEESECKESCEGKEDALGGLAALNINKSPLEQRKEKETQGVRPPRIKPTHFITFRANTPAILSCFQLLQQELTSVLPSSAPHWQSASSLHVTLCLLVLSGPAEVAAAGEILRKFASFDHNPLVNVNFPVKLKHFNGKVLYLSPQPQLPLQQLNSSLQEAYRKEGWLHRDSNNPRYHLTLAKVEDREGERVFERVGDLKVGKGLNFGRLPINTLHLCVVDGSHVDGFYRILCTVNLR from the exons ATGGCGTCAGAAATGTCCCCAGGTTCCCCAGAGCAGCTCAGAGAGGATGGGACCCAGCTGGGGGACACAGGCAGTCCAGAGGCAGGGGTCCCAGCTGAGACCCACACTGATCCAGACACCCAGAGACCCCCAGCAG AGTCGGCAGAGCGGGTCCAGGAGAAGGTGAAAGTGTGCCCGTTTTTCCTCAGGCAAAAGTGTCATTTTGGAAACCGATGTCGTCTGAGTCACAG TGATCCGACACTGGATGACTCATTGGCTGTGTCTTCTGACCAGGATGACACATTGGATgaagagaagacagaaaaacacaagaaggagaaaagaaatgtGGACAAAGCCAAAAAGCCCGGATACCATGGAGACG aaaaaaacaaaaagccccGCATGCGAACTGCAGCTGACGTTATCAACCGGATCCAGTGGGACCCATTGATGGATTCGTCACAATTTGTGGTTGGTTACTTGGATCGCTTCCTCGGCGTGCTCGAGCGCCCCTTCTGTGACTTCAACTGGAAAGTCAGCCCATGCGACTGTGACTATACTTATGAGCTGGCCCTGCCCAGACACAGGATCCAGTACTTCACCTACAGAGGGCTCCGCGTCTGGGACCGCCACACCAGACAGGACAGGGTGTTTGGCTCCACCGGTCAATCTCTGGCTCCCCCCTttggaaaggaggaggaagtaaaGG AAACAAACCCAGACGTCCAAGAGCAACAAGACGGTCTAAAAACAACAGAGGAGCGGCCGCCTGCTGTCAGTGAGAAGGAGGAGAGTGACACAGGGGAGTGTGGTGACACGCAGAACACACatctggaggaagagaagcagaatGAGATGAATATTCACGTCCCTGACTCAACGGGAGCGGCTCCAACTTGGAGAGGAAACACGTCTCAGGAACAACTGGAATCACAGGGAGCATGTGTTGTGGAGGAGGCCGCAAATAG ACTCAACGATCCAACAGACCAAATGTCcccaaaagagaaagagactgtaaaagaggaggctgaggaagaGTCGGAATGCAAAGAAAGCTGTGAGGGCAAGGAGGATGCTTTG GGTGGTCTTGCAGCCCTGAACATCAACAAGTCACCTCTGGagcagagaaaggaaaaggagaCACAAGGTGTTCGCCCTCCTAGAATAAAACCCACGCACTTCATCACCTTCAGGGCCAACACTCCTGCCatcctctcctgtttccagctgcTGCAACAGGAGCTCACCTCTGTTCTGCCCTCGTCTGCCCCTCACTGGCAGTCGGCCTCCAGCCTTCACGTCACCCTGTGCCTCCTGGTGCTGAGCGGCCCAGCTGAAGTGGCCGCTGCCGGGGAGATCCTCCGAAAGTTTGCCAGTTTCGATCACAACCCCCTGGTGAACGTGAACTTTCCCGTGAAGCTGAAACACTTCAACGGGAAGGTGCTCTACCTGAGCCCCCAGCCTCAGCTGCCCCTGCAGCAGCTCAACAGCAGCCTGCAGGAAGCCTACAGGAAGGAGGGCTGGCTCCACAGGGACTCCAACAACCCGCGCTACCACCTGACTCTGGCCAAGgtagaggacagagagggggagagggttTTTGAACGGGTGGGGGACCTGAAGGTGGGGAAGGGTTTGAACTTCGGTCGTCTGCCAATCAACACCTTACACCTTTGTGTCGTGGACGGTTCCCATGTAGATGGTTTCTATAGGATCTTGTGCACAGTAAATCTTCGATGA
- the flcn gene encoding folliculin isoform X1, producing the protein MNALVALCHFCELHGPRTLFCTEALHPPSPSPSSHAGVPAPGDRDRDGDREGEGLTMRANSSATQRGEMCEGCRSLPASHPGFMSIDDETGIRFLSHQHPREPQLFSVVRQACVRSLSCEVNSDVCPGREGPIFFGDEQHGFVFSHTFFIKDSLARGFQRWYSIVMVAMDRIYLINSWPFLLRHLKLTIQSLQSTALKVFDSEQGVCPQRAARMNSAFSPAVFPHQRSGNAARSLTSLTEHPNLWASLHSSFSWLLKACGSRLTEKLLEGAPTEDTLVLIERQTEQEEEMSCWEGAEGGSSKSRHQSVNELGHDFLCDDTKLEEIPGPKFRSLRHLRQVLGVADFRQLAWHVLMGNQVIWRGAHPGLIQSAFIVLKSLLPVGCVRSVPYSGQYEEAYKCNFLGLSPDVPIPAHVSSSEFSVLVDVSIERNCQISAVGDEDICSLYQFTISSANPQPTDRGPTLLNKLEVALSNENLSVDVVSHCLLCLKEECMNKVKVLFKFSKVDGRGREDTQKVLALLGATGPGEEDNVRLLKFWMTGLSKTYKSHLMTAVRGGERSPSQ; encoded by the exons ATGAATGCCCTGGTGGCTCTCTGTCACTTCTGTGAGCTCCACGGGCCCCGGACCCTGTTCTGCACCGAGGCCCTGCACCCTCCGTCCCCATCCCCCTCATCCCACGCAGGGGTCCCGGCCCCCggggacagggaccgggacgGGGACCGGGAAGGTGAAGGGCTGACCATGAGAGCCAACAGCTCGGCCACGCAGAGAGGAGAAATGTGTGAG GGATGCCGATCTCTACCTGCGTCTCACCCGGGCTTCATGAGCATTGATGATGAAACGGGCATTCGCTTCCTGAGCCACCAGCATCCCAGAGAGCCACAGCTCTTCAGCGTTGTACGCCAAGCTTGTGTCCGCAGCCTCAGCTGTGAGGTAAACAGTGAC GTGTGTCCTGGCCGTGAAGGGCCAATTTTCTTTGGAGATGAGCAACACGGTTTTGTGTTCTCACACACCTTCTTCATCAAAGACAGCTTGGCCAGGGGCTTTCAGCGGTGGTACAGTATTGTCATGGTAGCCATGGACAGAATATACCTTATCAACTCTTGGCCTTTTCTGTTACGCCACCTCAAACTCACCATACAGAGCCTGCAAAGCACTGCTCTCAAG GTGTTTGACAGTGAACAAGGAGTTTGCCCCCAGCGAGCTGCGAGGATGAACAGTGCGTTTTCACCAGCAGTTTTCCCACATCAGAGGAGCGGCAACGCAGCCCGATCATTAACCTCTCTCACCGAGCATCCCAACCTGTGGGCCAGCCTGCACTCCTCCTTTAGCTG GCTGCTGAAGGCCTGTGGCAGCCGTCTGACGGAGAAGCTGCTGGAGGGAGCCCCCACTGAAGACACCCTGGTGCttatagagagacagacag aacaagaggaggaaatgagctGCTGGGAGGGAGCCGAGGGAGGGTCTTCAAAGTCACGCCACCAGTCAGTGAATGAGCTGGGCCATGACTTCCTGTGTGACGACACAAAACTAGAAGAAATTCCTGGTCCGAAATTTAGGTCCCTGCGACATTTGAGACAG GTTCTCGGGGTGGCTGACTTCAGGCAGCTAGCTTGGCATGTGCTCATGGGAAATCAGGTCATATGGAGAGGCGCTCACCCTGGACTCATCCAATCAGCGTTTATCGTTCTGAAG TCCTTGCTCCCAGTTGGCTGTGTGCGTTCTGTGCCATACAGTGGTCAGTATGAGGAGGCCTACAAGTGCAACTTCCTGGGTCTGAGCCCAGATGTGCCCATTCCTGCCCACGTCAGCTCCTCAG AGTTTTCAGTGCTGGTAGATGTCAGCATCGAGAGAAACTGTCAAATCTCAGCTGTCGGAGACGAGGATATCTGCTCACTTTATCAGTTCACCATCAGCAGTGCCAACCCACAGCCCACTGACAGGG GTCCGACGTTACTCAACAAGCTTGAGGTGGCTCTGTCCAACGAGAACTTGTCCGTGGACGTGGTGTCTCACTGCCTGCTGTGTTTGAAGGAAGAGTGTATGAA CAAAGTCAAAGTGCTGTTCAAGTTCTCCAAAGTGGACgggcgagggagggaggacacGCAGAAGGTCCTGGCCCTCCTTGGTGCCACTGGGCCGGGCGAAGAGGACAATGTCAGGCTTCTCAAGTTCTGGATGACTGGACTCAGCAAAACTTACAAGAGTCATTTAATGACGGCGGTccgaggaggggagaggagccCCAGCCAgtga
- the flcn gene encoding folliculin isoform X2 yields MNALVALCHFCELHGPRTLFCTEALHPPSPSPSSHAGVPAPGDRDRDGDREGEGLTMRANSSATQRGEMCEGCRSLPASHPGFMSIDDETGIRFLSHQHPREPQLFSVVRQACVRSLSCEVCPGREGPIFFGDEQHGFVFSHTFFIKDSLARGFQRWYSIVMVAMDRIYLINSWPFLLRHLKLTIQSLQSTALKVFDSEQGVCPQRAARMNSAFSPAVFPHQRSGNAARSLTSLTEHPNLWASLHSSFSWLLKACGSRLTEKLLEGAPTEDTLVLIERQTEQEEEMSCWEGAEGGSSKSRHQSVNELGHDFLCDDTKLEEIPGPKFRSLRHLRQVLGVADFRQLAWHVLMGNQVIWRGAHPGLIQSAFIVLKSLLPVGCVRSVPYSGQYEEAYKCNFLGLSPDVPIPAHVSSSEFSVLVDVSIERNCQISAVGDEDICSLYQFTISSANPQPTDRGPTLLNKLEVALSNENLSVDVVSHCLLCLKEECMNKVKVLFKFSKVDGRGREDTQKVLALLGATGPGEEDNVRLLKFWMTGLSKTYKSHLMTAVRGGERSPSQ; encoded by the exons ATGAATGCCCTGGTGGCTCTCTGTCACTTCTGTGAGCTCCACGGGCCCCGGACCCTGTTCTGCACCGAGGCCCTGCACCCTCCGTCCCCATCCCCCTCATCCCACGCAGGGGTCCCGGCCCCCggggacagggaccgggacgGGGACCGGGAAGGTGAAGGGCTGACCATGAGAGCCAACAGCTCGGCCACGCAGAGAGGAGAAATGTGTGAG GGATGCCGATCTCTACCTGCGTCTCACCCGGGCTTCATGAGCATTGATGATGAAACGGGCATTCGCTTCCTGAGCCACCAGCATCCCAGAGAGCCACAGCTCTTCAGCGTTGTACGCCAAGCTTGTGTCCGCAGCCTCAGCTGTGAG GTGTGTCCTGGCCGTGAAGGGCCAATTTTCTTTGGAGATGAGCAACACGGTTTTGTGTTCTCACACACCTTCTTCATCAAAGACAGCTTGGCCAGGGGCTTTCAGCGGTGGTACAGTATTGTCATGGTAGCCATGGACAGAATATACCTTATCAACTCTTGGCCTTTTCTGTTACGCCACCTCAAACTCACCATACAGAGCCTGCAAAGCACTGCTCTCAAG GTGTTTGACAGTGAACAAGGAGTTTGCCCCCAGCGAGCTGCGAGGATGAACAGTGCGTTTTCACCAGCAGTTTTCCCACATCAGAGGAGCGGCAACGCAGCCCGATCATTAACCTCTCTCACCGAGCATCCCAACCTGTGGGCCAGCCTGCACTCCTCCTTTAGCTG GCTGCTGAAGGCCTGTGGCAGCCGTCTGACGGAGAAGCTGCTGGAGGGAGCCCCCACTGAAGACACCCTGGTGCttatagagagacagacag aacaagaggaggaaatgagctGCTGGGAGGGAGCCGAGGGAGGGTCTTCAAAGTCACGCCACCAGTCAGTGAATGAGCTGGGCCATGACTTCCTGTGTGACGACACAAAACTAGAAGAAATTCCTGGTCCGAAATTTAGGTCCCTGCGACATTTGAGACAG GTTCTCGGGGTGGCTGACTTCAGGCAGCTAGCTTGGCATGTGCTCATGGGAAATCAGGTCATATGGAGAGGCGCTCACCCTGGACTCATCCAATCAGCGTTTATCGTTCTGAAG TCCTTGCTCCCAGTTGGCTGTGTGCGTTCTGTGCCATACAGTGGTCAGTATGAGGAGGCCTACAAGTGCAACTTCCTGGGTCTGAGCCCAGATGTGCCCATTCCTGCCCACGTCAGCTCCTCAG AGTTTTCAGTGCTGGTAGATGTCAGCATCGAGAGAAACTGTCAAATCTCAGCTGTCGGAGACGAGGATATCTGCTCACTTTATCAGTTCACCATCAGCAGTGCCAACCCACAGCCCACTGACAGGG GTCCGACGTTACTCAACAAGCTTGAGGTGGCTCTGTCCAACGAGAACTTGTCCGTGGACGTGGTGTCTCACTGCCTGCTGTGTTTGAAGGAAGAGTGTATGAA CAAAGTCAAAGTGCTGTTCAAGTTCTCCAAAGTGGACgggcgagggagggaggacacGCAGAAGGTCCTGGCCCTCCTTGGTGCCACTGGGCCGGGCGAAGAGGACAATGTCAGGCTTCTCAAGTTCTGGATGACTGGACTCAGCAAAACTTACAAGAGTCATTTAATGACGGCGGTccgaggaggggagaggagccCCAGCCAgtga
- the zgc:174888 gene encoding uncharacterized protein zgc:174888 isoform X1 — protein sequence MSLPVLLLLSLWTVQCGGCDFDSQAVQHIKATIDSNPNGFRTVFPKDYYVVHHYKKNMLCDTDPCCVFPAAVVLLDSWHVLLRNLWDAHLNHSFILDLKQTLDKIIKKNRNTEMFREETELSHFATSSSSPEELLKFTSDLFTKWLDVGCSPDIETCTLPTLPPSVDRKDYAPSRARLLTTRTINSVEEGQPYKRMDITQPPSSGAPLHFSYSASVWSPLLLRLYRWLLP from the exons ATGTCACTCCCAG TTTTGCTTTTGTTATCACTCTGGACAGTCCAATGTGGTGGATGTGACTTTGACTCGCAGGCTGTGCAACACATTAAAGCAACCATCGACTCTAATCCGAATGGATTT CGCACAGTATTTCCGAAAGATTACTATGTAGTGCAccactacaaaaaaaacatgctgtGTGACACTGATCCG TGTTGTGTGTTCCCTGCTGCAGTCGTCCTCCTGGACTCCTGGCACGTCCTCCTCAGAAATCTCTGGGATGCCCATTTAAATCACTCCTTCATTCTCGACCTGAAGCAGACACTGGATAAGATTattaaaaagaacagaaacacagag ATGTTCCGAGAGGAGACGGAGCTATCCCATTTCGccacatcttcttcttctcctgaggAACTCCTCAAGTTCACGTCGGACCTTTTCACTAAGTGGCTTGATGTGGGATGTTCACCTGACATTGAAACCTGCACACTGCCCACTTTGCCCCCCTCCGTGGACAGGAAGGACTACGCTCCATCGAGGGCGAGACTCTTGACAACTCGAACCATCAACAGTGTGGAGGAGGGACAGCCTTACAAGAGGATGGACATCACACAGCCCCCGTCCAGCGGAGCTCCTCTGCACTTCTCTTACTCCGCTTCTGTGTGGAGCCCCTTACTACTCAGACTCTACCGCTGGTTGCTGCCATAG
- the zgc:174888 gene encoding uncharacterized protein zgc:174888 isoform X2, whose protein sequence is MSLPVLLLLSLWTVQCGGCDFDSQAVQHIKATIDSNPNGFCCVFPAAVVLLDSWHVLLRNLWDAHLNHSFILDLKQTLDKIIKKNRNTEMFREETELSHFATSSSSPEELLKFTSDLFTKWLDVGCSPDIETCTLPTLPPSVDRKDYAPSRARLLTTRTINSVEEGQPYKRMDITQPPSSGAPLHFSYSASVWSPLLLRLYRWLLP, encoded by the exons ATGTCACTCCCAG TTTTGCTTTTGTTATCACTCTGGACAGTCCAATGTGGTGGATGTGACTTTGACTCGCAGGCTGTGCAACACATTAAAGCAACCATCGACTCTAATCCGAATGGATTT TGTTGTGTGTTCCCTGCTGCAGTCGTCCTCCTGGACTCCTGGCACGTCCTCCTCAGAAATCTCTGGGATGCCCATTTAAATCACTCCTTCATTCTCGACCTGAAGCAGACACTGGATAAGATTattaaaaagaacagaaacacagag ATGTTCCGAGAGGAGACGGAGCTATCCCATTTCGccacatcttcttcttctcctgaggAACTCCTCAAGTTCACGTCGGACCTTTTCACTAAGTGGCTTGATGTGGGATGTTCACCTGACATTGAAACCTGCACACTGCCCACTTTGCCCCCCTCCGTGGACAGGAAGGACTACGCTCCATCGAGGGCGAGACTCTTGACAACTCGAACCATCAACAGTGTGGAGGAGGGACAGCCTTACAAGAGGATGGACATCACACAGCCCCCGTCCAGCGGAGCTCCTCTGCACTTCTCTTACTCCGCTTCTGTGTGGAGCCCCTTACTACTCAGACTCTACCGCTGGTTGCTGCCATAG
- the grwd1 gene encoding glutamate-rich WD repeat-containing protein 1, whose protein sequence is MSAPDEDTFAEEAADMVEMDEAGSDDDEGVEMEDEGAGGEADKKVYVPGIEPLKPGEELEMDRSAYRMYHECQTGAPCLSFDVLRDGDGESRDKFPLSMLLCAGTQADSALSNRLIVMRMYNLHGTEKEKEGEEESSDEESDEDDEDEDKKPQMELAMMPHYGGINRVRVTRRGEQSLAAVWSEKGQVEIFDLQPQMEAVHSSAAMATFMKQQKEATALFSYAGHMTEGFAIDWSPIVPGRLVSGDCKKNIHVWEPQEGGTSWQIDQRPFSSHTKSVEDLQWSPTEATVFASCSVDQSIRVWDIRSPPNSMLSANAAHSSDINVISWNRTEPFLLSGGDDGLLKVWDLRQFKGGKPVANFKQHSAPVTSVEWNPVDSSVFAASAADDVVSQWDLSVESCDVGARVEGVKDLPPQLLFLHQGQSEIKEIHWHPQLTGVMVSTALSGFNVFRTISV, encoded by the exons ATGTCTGCGCCCGACGAAGACACGTTTGCTGAGGAAGCAGCCGACATGGTGGAGATGGACGAAGCCGGCAGCGACGACGACGAAGGGGTCGAGATGGAGGACGAAGGAGCCGGCGGAGAGGCCGACAAGAAGGTGTACGTGCCCGGCATCGAGCCGCTGAAGCCcggggaggagctggagatggaCCGCTCCGCGTACCGCATGTACCACGAGTGTCAGACCG gtgctCCGTGTCTGAGCTTCGACGTCCTGAGagatggagacggagagagCAGGGACAAGTTCCCTCTGTCCATGCTGCTCTGTGCGGGCACACAGGCGGACTCAGCCCTGAGCAACAG ACTTATCGTCATGCGCATGTACAACCTTCATggaacagagaaagaaaaagagggggaggaagaaagcagtgatgaagaaagtgatgaagatgatgaggatgaagacaaGAAGCCACAGATGGAACTGGCCATGATGCCTCACTATGGAGGAATTAACAGAGTCAGA GTGACCCGGCGCGGTGAGCAGTCATTGGCTGCTGTCTGGTCAGAGAAGGGACAGGTAGAAATATTCGACCTCCAACCTCAGATGGAGGCCGTCCATAGTTCCGCTGCCATGGCAACTTTCATGAAACAGCAGAAGGAGGCCACAGCTCTCTTCAGCTACGCAGGTCACATGACTGAAGGCTTTGCAATTGATTGGTCGCCCATAGTTCCTG GTCGTCTCGTCAGCGGAGACTGCAAAAAGAACATCCATGTGTGGGAGCCGCAGGAGGGCGGGACCTCGTGGCAGATTGACCAACGACCTTTCAGCTCCCACACCAAGTCTGTGGAGGATCTGCAGTGGTCGCCGACTGAGGCTACA GTTTTTGCATCTTGTTCCGTGGATCAGTCGATTCGTGTCTGGGACATCCGCTCACCGCCCAATTCAATGCTCTCGGCCAATGCTGCTCACTCATCAGACATCAACGTGATCAGCTGGAACAGGACTGAACCATTCCTGCTGTCAGGAGGGGACGACGGCCTTCTGAAAGTCTGGGATCTGCGACAGTTTAAG GGCGGCAAACCCGTGGCGAACTTCAAGCAACACAGCGCCCCCGTCACCTCGGTGGAGTGGAACCCCGTGGACTCGAGTGTGTTCGCCGCCTCGGCAGCGGACGACGTGGTCAGCCAGTGGGATCTGTCGGTGGAGTCGTGTGACGTCGGTgccagggtggagggggtgAAGGACTTACCCCCTCAACTGCTGTTCCTGCACCAGGGTCAGTCGGAGATTAAGGAGATTCACTGGCACCCACAGTTAACTGGTGTGATGGTCTCCACGGCGCTGTCAGGATTCAACGTGTTCAGGACAATATctgtgtag